Genomic segment of Nocardioides plantarum:
GGTCTGGGGACGCGGGACCCTCGACGACAAGGGCCAGCTCGTGGCCGTGTGCGAGGCGGTCGAGTCGCTGCTCGAGCGCGGCTTCGTGCCGTCGTACGACGTCTGGCTGTCGTTCGGGTGCACCGAGGAGGTCGCGGGCGACGGTGCCCTGGCGGCGGTCGCCGAGCTGACCGCACGCGGCGTGCGCCCGTGGTTCGTGCTCGACGAGGGCGGCGCGGTCGCCCACGACGCGTTCCCGGGTGTCAGCGCGCCGGTCGGGGTCGTCGGGGTCAGCGAGAAGGGCACGACGTCGGTCGAGCTGCGGGTCGAGGGCCGCGGCGGGCACGCGTCCACCCCAGCCCGACGCGGCCCGACCGCGCGGATCGCCCGGGCCATCACCCGCCTCGACGCCAGCGCGATGCCGAGCCGGCTGCCCGAGCCGACCGTCGAGCTGTTCCGCCGGATGGCGCCGCACGCGCCGCTGCCGCTGCGCGCGCTGATGTCGCGGGCCGACCGGCTCGCGCCGGTCCTCACCCGGGCCCTGGTCCTGGCCGGGCCGGAGTCGGCCGCGATGACCCGTACGACGTTCGCCGTCACCACGCTCTCCGGCTCCCCCGCCCTCAACGTCGTCGCCCAGACCGCACGGGCCGGCGTCAACATCCGGGTCATGGTCGGCGACACCGTCGAGGACGCCCTGGCCCACCTGCGCCGAGTGATCGACGACGACCAGGTGCACGTCGACGTCGTCGACGCCTCCGAGCCCAGCCCGGTCAGCCCGCGCGACGAGGCGTTCGACCTGCTCGCGGCCACGATCGAGGAGGTCTTCCCCGACGCCGTGGCGGCGCCGTACGTGATGATGGCGGGCACCGACTCGCGCTTCTTCACCACCATCTGCGACCGCGTCTACCGGTTCGCGCCGTTCCGGATGACCAAGGCCCAGCGCGAGTCCATCCACTCCTACGACGAGCACCTGCGCGTCCAGGACCTCCTCGACGGCGTGCGCTGGTACTCCCGGCTGCTGGAGTCGCTGTGATGACCACCGTCGCCTCGGCCCCGGCCCGCAGCCTGGCCGCCATCGTCGGGTTCCTGGTCTGCGTCGAGCTGGCCAGCGGGATCCTGCAGGGCTACTACACCCCGATCCTCACCGACATCGCCGACTCCCTGGACATCAAGGACGCCGACGTCAACTGGTTCGAGGCCGCGCAGCTGGTGGTCTCGGCGCTCGTCGTACCCCCGCTGGCCCGGCTCGGCGACCTCGTCGGCCACCGCAAGGTCCTGCTCCTGTCGACCGTCGTGACGGCGATCGGGTCGTGGGTGCTGGTCGTCGCGCCGTCGTTCTCGACGTTCCTCGTCGGCTGGGCGCTGCAGGGTGCCTACGTCGTGTGGCTGCCGCTCGAGGTCGCGATCATCTACCGCCGTACGGCGGGCACCGGGCGGCAGGCGCTGCTCACCCGACGCGCGGCCGCGGTGCTGGTCGGCGCGCTCGAGCTGGCCGTCATCGTCGGCGCGCTCACCTCGGGCGCGCTCGTGGAGTCGATGAGCATGCCGGTGGTCCTGGCGCTGCCCGCGATCGCGGTGACCCTGTGCCTGGTCGTCGTCTGGTTCGGCGTCGAGCGTGACGGGCCCGGGGCGGTCGCCGGCGGCTTCGACTGGACCGGGCTGAGCCTGCTGTCGGCCGCCGTCGCCCTGGTGATGGGCGGGCTGATCGGGCTGCGCGTCGCCGGCCCGGGGTCGCCATGGCCGTGGCTGCTGGTCCTCCTCGGGGCGGCCGCCCTGGTGCCGTTCGCGCGGTTCGAGGCGCGGCACGACGAGCCGATGGTCGACGTACGCCTGCTCGCGACGCCGGGCCAGTGGCCCGTGCAGCTCACGGCGTTCCTGTTCGGCATGTCCGTGCTGGGCGCCCAGATCCCGCTCTCGACGTTCGCCCGCACCGACCCCGACGTCGTGGGCTACGGCCTGGGCGCCGACGCGTCGTTCGTCTCGACCCTGATCGGCGTCTACGTGATCTTCCTGGCGATCGGGGCGTTCACGCTGCCGCTGACGACGCGGCTGCTCGGCGCGCGCGGGGCGTTGGTGTCGGCGGCGCTGCTCGTCTCGGTCGGCTACGCGCTGTGGCTGCCGTTCCACGACTCGACCGGCCAGGCGCTGCTCAACATGGCCGTCGCGGGCGTGGGCTCGGGCGCGCTCGTCGCCGCGCTGCCGGCGGCCGCCGCGGCCGCTGCTCCCCCACACCGCACCGGCTTCGCCACCGGCATGACCAACGCGACCAAGACCATCGGCGGCGCCATCGCCTCCTCGGTCTTCGCCATCGCCCTGGCCTCGGCCGGCTCCATCGACGACCCCGTCGAGGGCCAGGCCCCGCTGTCGGGCTACCTCACCGTGTGGGCGGTGTGCGCGCTCGCCGCGCTCGCCGCGGCGGTGGTGCTGGCGCTGACGCCGCGCAGCTCACCGGACGCACCGGCGGGATAGTCCCTGACGTAAATCAAGATCTCGGCGCGGAGAACCTTGATTTACGTCAGGGACTATCCCGGCCGGGGGTCAGACGACCCGGTGCATCCAGCCGAACGTGTCCTCGCTGCGCCCGAGCTGGACGTCGACCAGCGCCTGACGCACCTGCATGGTCAGGTCGGTGCTGGCCGGGGCCGGCACGTCACCGGCGTCGGACTTGAGCGACCCGACGGGCGTGACGACCGCGGCGGTGCCGCAGGCGAAGATCTCGGTGATCCGGCCGCTGGTGACGCCGTCACGCCACTCGTCGATCGAGAAGCGGCGCTCCTCGACCGGGTGGCCGAGCTTGCCGGCGAGCTCGATGATGCTGGCCCGGGTGATGCCCTCGAGGATGGTGCCGGTCTCGGGGGTGACGATGTGGCCGTCGTCGTGGACGAAGTAGAGGTTCATGCCGCCGAGCTCCTCGACGTACTGACCCTCCTGGGCGTCGAGGAAGACGACCTGGTCGCAGCCCTGCGCGGTGGCCTCCTGCTGCGCGACCAGCGAGCTGGCGTAGTTGCCACCGGTCTTGGCCGCACCCATGCCGCCGCGACCGGCGCGCGTGTAGTCGGTCGAGAGCCACAGCGTGACCGGCTTGACGCCGCCCTTGAAGTAGGCGCCGGCGGGGCTCGCGATGACCATGAACGTCACGTGCTGCGCCGGGCGGACGCCGAGGAACGCCTCGCTGGCGAACATGAACGGCCGCAGGTAGAGGCTCTTCTCCCCACCACCGACGCTGTTGTCGGGCACCCACCGCTGGTCGACCTCGACCAGCCGGTCGACCGCGGCCACGAAGTCGTCGACCTCGAGCACGGGCAGCGCGAGCCGGTGGCTCGAGCGCACCATCCGCGCGGCGTTCTCCTCGGGCCGGAAGGTGTGGATCGACCCGTCGTCGTGCCGGTAGGCCTTCATGCCCTCGAAGGTCTCCTGCGCGTAGTGCAGGACCGCCGTCGCCGGGTCGAGCGTCAGCGGGCCGTACGGCGTCACGCGGGCCGCGTGCCAGCCCTCGCTCGGCGTCCACTCGATGGTGACCATGTGGTCGGTGAAGTGGGTGCCGAACCCGGGGTTGGCCAGGATCTCGGCCAGCCGCTCGTCGGACACGGGCGCAGTCGACAGGGTGGTGCTGAAGTCCATGGCAGACAAGGTAGTCGGGCTTCCTACGAGTGGGCAGGTGCGGTGCACCAGCGTGTGGCCGTGCTGGTTGTCCGAACCGCCATGGCGGAGTGGTGGTGGGGTGACCGCCGGCCCCCGGGCTCAGCCCAACCGCGACGCGATCGCGTCGCCGACCTCCGCCGTACGACGGGGGGCGGCCGGGGTGCGGTCGGCGAGGTCGGCGATGGCCGCGGCCTCGACGGCGCCGGCGGCGTCGGGGTGACCCAGGTGGTCGAGCAGGAGCGCCACCGACAGGATCGCCGCGGTGGGGTCGGCCTTCTGCTGCCCGGCGATGTCGGGCGCGGAGCCGTGGACGGGCTCGAACATCGACGGGGCGGTGCGGTCGGGGTTGACGTTGCCGGAGGCGGCCAGGCCGATGCCGCCGGTGATGGCGGCGGCCAGGTCGGTGACGATGTCGCCGAAGAGGTTGTCGGTGACGATCACGTCGAAGCGGGCGGGGTCGGTCGTCAGGAAGATCATGGCGGCGTCGACGTGCATGTAGTCGACGCTGACCTCGGGGAACTCCGCGGCGACCTGCTGGGTCAGCCGCCACCACACCGCACCGGCGTGCACGAGCACGTTGGTCTTGTGGACCAGGGTGAGCTTCTTGCGCGGACGGCGCTGGGCGCGGGCGAAGGCGTCGCGGACGACGCGCTCGACCCCGTAGGCGGTGTTGACCGAGACCTCGGTGGCGATCTCGGCCGGGGTGCCGACGCGCAGGGCGCCGCCGTTGCCCGTGTAGGGGCCCTCGGTGCCCTCGCGGACCACGACGAAGTCGACGTCGCCGGGGTTGGCCAGCGGCGAGACGGCACCGGGGTAGATCTTCGAGGGGCGCAGGTTGACGTAGTGGTCGAGCTCGAAGCGCAGCCGCAGCAGGAGCCCGCGCTCGAGGATGCCGGGCGGCAGGTTGGGGTCGTTGGGCTTGCCGCCCACCGCACCCAGCAGGATCGCGTCGTGACCGCGGATCTCCTCGAGCACCGTGTCGGGCAGCACCTCGCCGGTCGCGAGGTAGCGCTCCGCGCCGAGGTCGTACGTCGTCTGCTCGAACGTCACGCCGGCCGGTGCGGCGACCTCGAGGACCTTGAGGGCCTCGGCGGTCACCTCCGGGCCGATGCCGTCGCCGCCGATGACTGCCAGCTTCACTGTGCTCATGGGAGAAACGCTAGTTGTCGTCGGGCTGCGGGCTCGCGGTGTCCCACCTGTCGAAGGACGCCTGGACCCCGTTGGGCCGGTCGTCGTCGCGGTTCTTGGCAGGGCCCCACTCGGGGTACATGTCGTACATCGTTCGCTCCTCTGGTCGCGGGTCGACGAGCTGGTCGCCGGGCAGTGCGGGTCACGCCCGGAGATGTCCCCGCGGAGGGGTACCCGTGGATCGCACGGGGTGGATGCCTGCGACGAGCGGATCGCGCTGAGGGGCCGAGGGACCTGGCCGCCGCGAGGACATCACCGGGAGTGGTGAGTGGCGAGGCCAGGAGTGCTGGGAGCACGAGAACCACCGCAACGGGGTGGCCTCACGCCGCAGGATCTAGTCCTGCGTGGCCCCGTTGCGGCACTCGATAAGTACGAACACGCTCCGCATGGTGAGCCGACCCTAGGACGCGCCTGCCGACCGCCGCCACCCACTCGGCCGAACTGTTCGTATGGCGAGACGCGGGTCCCATCATGGGAGACCCGGGGAAACACTCGTCGCATGAGCGCCTCCCCCGACCTCCCCGACGTGGTCGAGCGCGCGTTCGCGGTCTCCCGGCGCGCCGGCTACGTCTCCTTCTGCCGCAACGAGACCGGCCGGCTGCTGGCGATGCTCGCCGCCACCCGCGACGGCACGATGGCCGAGTTCGGCACCGGCTGCGGCGTCGGTACGGCGTGGCTGCGGTCCGGCGTACGCGGCGAGAAGGCGCGGATCGTCACCGCCGAGCTCGACCCCCGCCTGGCCCGCGCGGCCGCGGAGATCTTCGTGGACGACGACCAGGTCGAGGTGCTCGCCGCCGACTGGTCGACGCTGCTCGACAAGGGCCCGTTCTCGCTGCTCTTCCTCGACTCCGGCCAGGCCGACGGCGGCTGGAGCAGCGACGGCAGCGAGGTCGGCGTCGACGCCGTCGCCGACCTGGTCGAGGACGGCGGCATCGTGGTGCTCGACGACTTCACCCCGTGCGAGGGCTGGCCGCCGATCACCTACGGCCGCGTCGACTCCCTGCGCGAGCAGTGGCTCACCGACGAGCGGTTCACCGCCGTCGAGGTGATGGTCGCCCCCGACGCCGCCACCATCATCGCCACCAAGCGATAGTCGTCTCAGCGAGGAACGAGCTGAGACGACGGCCATCGCGCAGGTCGAGCAAGCGCAGCGACCGAGGAACGAGGTCGCGAAGCGCGTCGAGACCACCGCAGGCACCGACCGACCCACGGCCAGCCCGCGAGGAACGGACCTGCGACCCGTTCAGTGCCTGGGCGCAGCGACGGCGGACAAAGCCGGAAGCGCCTCGAGACCACCGCAGACACGTCGGTCGAGGTGCGAGGCGCCCCAGCGCCGAGCCTCGAGACCACCGCAGACACGTCGGTCGAGGTGCGAGGCGCCCCAGCGCCGAGCCTCGAGACCACCGCGGCCGATGTCGTCGAGCTCGATGTCGGCGTCGCCGTCCGGGTCGGGTTGGGTCGGTTGCCGCTGGCCCGGCGACTCGGCCCATCCGGGCGGTGTCTGAGCCACCGAACCCAGGCCCCCCGACCGGCCGTTCGGTGGCTGACTCACCGCCCACGGCCGGGACCACCGCGGGCACCGACCGCCCGATCACGTGGTCGAGTCCGCAGACCGGCTGCGGTGGTCTCGAGGCTCCTCGCTGGGGCTCGTCGCACCTCGACCGACGTGAGAGTGCTCAGATCTCGCCGGGCGCGGCCTTCCTGATGACGATCCGGGTCCAGGCGCCGACGTAGACGCGCTCGTCGGGACGGACCTCGGTCTTCTGGCCCGGTGGCACCGGGGTCGTCGGGAGGGCGCCGAGGGCACCGCCGACGTAGGTGCCGTTGGAGGATCCGAGGTCCTCGACGAACCAGCGCTGGCCGTCGGTGGTGAGCTGGGCGTGGCGGCGGCTGATGCCGGTGTCGCTGCCGAGGTCGAGGTCGGGGCTGATGCCGCGGCTCCTGGAGGCGCGCCCGATGAGGATCGAGGTGTGCCGCAGCGGCGTCACGGTCGGCAGGCCGGGCGAGGGCAGGGGGTCGGTGCTCTGCTGGTCGGCGTACCAGTCGGGGTCGATCCAGATCTCGGCCACCCAGCTGGCCGAGGGGGCTGCCGAGGTGTTGACCGGGGTCTCGACAGGCTCGACCACCGATCCCTCGTTGGTCGAGCCTGTCGGGACCGGCAGGTCGAGCGCGCTCGGCGCCGGCTCGACCGGGCGGGGCCGGGCGCCGGTGGTGAAGTCGTAGCCGCAGTTCTCGCAGAACAGCGCGTTGGCCGGGTTGCCCGTACCGCAGCTCGGGCACTGGTCGGCGACCGCGATCCCCTCGGTCGTGGGCAGCATCCCGGT
This window contains:
- a CDS encoding M20/M25/M40 family metallo-hydrolase; the protein is MVTTEGAVATTPTQRPVEALQALVRIPTVSHPDPGRIDVAAFERFGAELARRYPQVHALEHVAIARHGLLVRWPGRSAERPVVLMAHLDVVPVADDGAGWTHPAFGGDLVDEAVWGRGTLDDKGQLVAVCEAVESLLERGFVPSYDVWLSFGCTEEVAGDGALAAVAELTARGVRPWFVLDEGGAVAHDAFPGVSAPVGVVGVSEKGTTSVELRVEGRGGHASTPARRGPTARIARAITRLDASAMPSRLPEPTVELFRRMAPHAPLPLRALMSRADRLAPVLTRALVLAGPESAAMTRTTFAVTTLSGSPALNVVAQTARAGVNIRVMVGDTVEDALAHLRRVIDDDQVHVDVVDASEPSPVSPRDEAFDLLAATIEEVFPDAVAAPYVMMAGTDSRFFTTICDRVYRFAPFRMTKAQRESIHSYDEHLRVQDLLDGVRWYSRLLESL
- a CDS encoding MFS transporter; its protein translation is MTTVASAPARSLAAIVGFLVCVELASGILQGYYTPILTDIADSLDIKDADVNWFEAAQLVVSALVVPPLARLGDLVGHRKVLLLSTVVTAIGSWVLVVAPSFSTFLVGWALQGAYVVWLPLEVAIIYRRTAGTGRQALLTRRAAAVLVGALELAVIVGALTSGALVESMSMPVVLALPAIAVTLCLVVVWFGVERDGPGAVAGGFDWTGLSLLSAAVALVMGGLIGLRVAGPGSPWPWLLVLLGAAALVPFARFEARHDEPMVDVRLLATPGQWPVQLTAFLFGMSVLGAQIPLSTFARTDPDVVGYGLGADASFVSTLIGVYVIFLAIGAFTLPLTTRLLGARGALVSAALLVSVGYALWLPFHDSTGQALLNMAVAGVGSGALVAALPAAAAAAAPPHRTGFATGMTNATKTIGGAIASSVFAIALASAGSIDDPVEGQAPLSGYLTVWAVCALAALAAAVVLALTPRSSPDAPAG
- a CDS encoding branched-chain amino acid aminotransferase, translating into MDFSTTLSTAPVSDERLAEILANPGFGTHFTDHMVTIEWTPSEGWHAARVTPYGPLTLDPATAVLHYAQETFEGMKAYRHDDGSIHTFRPEENAARMVRSSHRLALPVLEVDDFVAAVDRLVEVDQRWVPDNSVGGGEKSLYLRPFMFASEAFLGVRPAQHVTFMVIASPAGAYFKGGVKPVTLWLSTDYTRAGRGGMGAAKTGGNYASSLVAQQEATAQGCDQVVFLDAQEGQYVEELGGMNLYFVHDDGHIVTPETGTILEGITRASIIELAGKLGHPVEERRFSIDEWRDGVTSGRITEIFACGTAAVVTPVGSLKSDAGDVPAPASTDLTMQVRQALVDVQLGRSEDTFGWMHRVV
- a CDS encoding 3-isopropylmalate dehydrogenase translates to MSTVKLAVIGGDGIGPEVTAEALKVLEVAAPAGVTFEQTTYDLGAERYLATGEVLPDTVLEEIRGHDAILLGAVGGKPNDPNLPPGILERGLLLRLRFELDHYVNLRPSKIYPGAVSPLANPGDVDFVVVREGTEGPYTGNGGALRVGTPAEIATEVSVNTAYGVERVVRDAFARAQRRPRKKLTLVHKTNVLVHAGAVWWRLTQQVAAEFPEVSVDYMHVDAAMIFLTTDPARFDVIVTDNLFGDIVTDLAAAITGGIGLAASGNVNPDRTAPSMFEPVHGSAPDIAGQQKADPTAAILSVALLLDHLGHPDAAGAVEAAAIADLADRTPAAPRRTAEVGDAIASRLG
- a CDS encoding O-methyltransferase: MSASPDLPDVVERAFAVSRRAGYVSFCRNETGRLLAMLAATRDGTMAEFGTGCGVGTAWLRSGVRGEKARIVTAELDPRLARAAAEIFVDDDQVEVLAADWSTLLDKGPFSLLFLDSGQADGGWSSDGSEVGVDAVADLVEDGGIVVLDDFTPCEGWPPITYGRVDSLREQWLTDERFTAVEVMVAPDAATIIATKR
- a CDS encoding FHA domain-containing protein translates to MSQTCPAGHASQATDYCDTCGIAMGPAAVPVASPDDTGMLPTTEGIAVADQCPSCGTGNPANALFCENCGYDFTTGARPRPVEPAPSALDLPVPTGSTNEGSVVEPVETPVNTSAAPSASWVAEIWIDPDWYADQQSTDPLPSPGLPTVTPLRHTSILIGRASRSRGISPDLDLGSDTGISRRHAQLTTDGQRWFVEDLGSSNGTYVGGALGALPTTPVPPGQKTEVRPDERVYVGAWTRIVIRKAAPGEI